Below is a window of bacterium DNA.
CACGCTGCGGTCGGGCTTGGAGTACTGGACACCATCTTTAGCATGCGTATGGACGATGTAATCCTTCAGTACTCTCACGCCGTTGATGTGGTCGAAGCCGTTCATCGCCAAATTGGCGGGGTCGTAGTTGACGGCGATGCCTTTGCTGGGGATAGTCTTCAGGAAGGCATAAAGTTCTTCAGCGCACTCAGGGCCGGTCTCACTGGCGAAATAAATTCCTTTGCTCTCAGCATACTTGGCCAGCACGGTCATCGCTTCCTGACACACCTTGTAGCTAGGATCATTCATGTCCGTCGGTAGTGTCCCGATGTGGGTAGTAATCACATTCGTACCCAAATCAACCGCCAAGTCCACACAGGCTAATGACTTCGGCACATACTCATCATTCTTATTGGCATCCAAGAAGCCGTAGCCATAATCGGCACACAACGCGCTAATTACAAGCCCTTGGCTCGCTACGTAGGCTTTGAAATCGTCCCTGCCAGTCTTCGTCATATTCTCGGGCGCCATCACGCCCCCCGTCACGAAAACCTGGAACCCATCCAATCCCAATTCAGACGCTTTCTTGATCCCGTCCATAATCGGCATCGGGAAACTCTCCACCATAACCCCAACTTTGCGCTGTCTCATTCTGAAATTCCCCCTGTATATAAAAGTGATAGATGACAATCAAACCAAAGCCAATTAAACCTTCCCACCAAAGCAAAATGCTACAGATACGTGACGGTTTATCCGCATTATAGTGGGCAAGCGCCCTTCTACCCACACATCAAAAAAGGCAGGGCATAAATAAACCCTGCCAATACGAATAAATATCATCTATAGAAACGAACTCGTCTAAGCGGCCTTTTCGACGTCCTTGCCCTTACCACCCGCTGTAACAGCGAGGAGGGGA
It encodes the following:
- a CDS encoding sugar phosphate isomerase/epimerase family protein; this encodes MRQRKVGVMVESFPMPIMDGIKKASELGLDGFQVFVTGGVMAPENMTKTGRDDFKAYVASQGLVISALCADYGYGFLDANKNDEYVPKSLACVDLAVDLGTNVITTHIGTLPTDMNDPSYKVCQEAMTVLAKYAESKGIYFASETGPECAEELYAFLKTIPSKGIAVNYDPANLAMNGFDHINGVRVLKDYIVHTHAKDGVQYSKPDRSVPSPLEVPLGKGNVDFPTYLAVLDEVGFDGFLTIERETGEDPAADIIEAAGYLRTL